Proteins from one Dromiciops gliroides isolate mDroGli1 chromosome 6, mDroGli1.pri, whole genome shotgun sequence genomic window:
- the LOC122731698 gene encoding olfactory receptor 10AG1-like, protein MAEANLSLIVEFTLLGFSDLPNLQSFLFGLFFIIYTGILMGNGLIIVITNIDPALQTPMYFFLRNFSFLEICYTSVILPRILASLWTQKRNISFPACAVQFCAFFVMAITENFLLTVMAYDRYVAICKPLNYPLIMNHKVCVWLVVGSWISGIPIHILLTYLIFSLPFCGSKELNHIFCDIRPLLKLACGDTSVNEFSFYAIVLVLGMLPFLLIIWSYVKIITTILKVPGNKGRSKAFSTCSSHLMVVVLYFGCGIITYLRPSSDQIAGLDKVLSIIYTTITPMFNPIIYSLRNKDVVLALKKLLFK, encoded by the coding sequence TTCACACTCCTGGGATTTTCTGACCTTCCCAACCTTCAAAGTTTTCTGTTTGGACTTTTCTTCATCATTTACACTGGTATCCTGATGGGAAATGGACTTATCATTGTAATTACTAATATTGATCCTGCGCTCCAGACCCCTATGTATTTTTTCCTtagaaatttttcctttttggaaatcTGTTATACTTCAGTCATTCTTCCAAGGATACTCGCTAGTCTGTGGACCCAGAAGAGAAATATCTCTTTTCCAGCCTGTGCAGTGCAATTTTGTGCTTTCTTTGTTATGGCAATCACTGAAAACTTCCTCCTAACTGTAATGGCTTATGATCGTTATGTGGCCATTTGTAAACCTCTGAATTATCCTCTAATCATGAACCACAAGGTGTGTGTCTGGCTAGTGGTTGGCTCTTGGATCAGTGGGATCCCAATCCATATATTGCTGACATACTTgattttctctttgcctttctgtGGTTCAAAAGAACTCAATCATATTTTTTGTGACATTCGCCCATTACTTAAGTTGGCATGTGGGGACACCTCTGTGAATGAGTTCTCCTTTTATGCTATTGTCTTGGTACTTGGCATGCTGCCATTTCTGTTGATAATATGGTCATATGTGAAAATCATCACAACCATCCTGAAGGTTCCAGGAAACAAGGGGAGATCTAAAGCATTTTCCACTTGTTCCTCTCACCTCATGGTTGTGGTCCTATACTTTGGGTGTGGTATCATTACATATTTGAGACCCAGTTCTGACCAGATAGCAGGACTAGATAAAGTGCTCTCTATCATCTATACTACCATAACCCCAATGTTTAACCCGATCATATACAGTCTGCGTAACAAAGATGTTGTGTTGGCATTAAAAAAATTGCTATTTAAGTGA
- the LOC122731886 gene encoding olfactory receptor 10AG1-like, producing the protein MAEVNMTFAIEFFLLGFSDFPNLQEFLFVIFLVIYLSILIGNGLIIVITKVEPSLQTPMYFFLGNFSFLEICYTSVTLPRILTDLWTQKKNISFLGCATQVFFILILGVTECFLLSVMAYDRFVAICKPLYYPLIMNHRMCVGLVIGSWIIGIPILIGLTYQIFSLSFCGSKKLEHVFCDIPPLLKLACGDISMEVYSIYVDAGIFGMFPFLFIFGSYTKIIATILKLPSANGRYKAFFTCSSHLIVVTLYFGSASLSYLMPNSSHSSASEIVLSLFYTIVTPMFNPLIYSLRNTDFIMAMRKLLPKYVGLIST; encoded by the coding sequence ATGGCAGAAGTAAATATGACATTTGCAATAGAATTCTTTCTCCTTGGGTTTTCTGACTTTCCTAACCTTCAAGAGTTTctctttgtgattttcttggtaaTTTACCTGAGTATCTTGATAGGAAATGGCCTCATCATAGTAATAACCAAGGTAGAACCAAGTCTCCAAACTCCCATGTATTTTTTCCTTGGAAACTTCTCCTTCTTGGAGATCTGTTACACATCTGTTACTCTTCCCAGAATTCTAACAGACCTTTGGACacagaaaaagaatatttcatttctaGGCTGTGCTACACAGGTTTTCTTCATTCTTATTCTGGGAGTCACTGAATGCTTCCTTCTGTCTGTGATGGCATATGATCGTTTTGTAGCCATTTGTAAGCCACTTTACTATCCTCTCATCATGAATCACAGAATGTGTGTTGGCCTGGTTATTGGCTCCTGGATCATTGGGATCCCTATTCTGATAGGGCTCACATACCAGATTTTCTCTCTGTCATTCTGTGGTTCAAAAAAGCTTGAACATGTCTTCTGTGATATCCCACCATTACTGAAGCTGGCCTGTGGGGATATTTCAATGGAAGTGTACAGTATTTATGTTGATGCTGGAATATTTGGgatgtttccctttcttttcatatttGGGTCATATACCAAAATCATTGCCACCATTCTGAAGTTGCCATCAGCCAATGGGAGATACAAAGCCTTTTTCACTTGTTCCTCCCACCTCATCGTTGTCACCTTATACTTTGGGTCTGCTTCTCTTTCATATTTGATGCCTAATTCTAGTCACTCATCTGCATCTGAAATAGTGTTGTCTCTTTTCTACACCATTGTGACCCCGATGTTTAACCCCCTTATATATAGTCTGAGGAACACGGATTTTATTATGGCAATGAGAAAATTATTACCTAAATATGTAGGGTTGATAAGTACATAG